A genomic window from Polaribacter gangjinensis includes:
- a CDS encoding CopD family protein yields MDFLYIKALHVIFVITWFAGLFYIVRLFIYQVEAEDKTEPAKYILQNQYKLMSKRLWYIITWPSAILASIFAFWMLFQNPYYLSEPWMLVKLSFVFALYLYHYSCQKIYSQLQKDIIKYSAFKLRIWNEVATIILFAVVFLVTLKSAINWIWGVAGIFVFGIVLMLNIKLYKRIREKNSWEKEK; encoded by the coding sequence ATGGATTTTTTATACATAAAAGCACTTCACGTAATTTTTGTAATCACTTGGTTTGCAGGTTTATTTTATATTGTTCGCTTGTTTATTTATCAAGTAGAAGCTGAGGACAAAACAGAACCTGCTAAATATATTTTACAAAATCAATACAAATTGATGAGTAAAAGATTGTGGTACATAATCACTTGGCCTTCTGCTATTTTAGCGAGTATTTTTGCTTTTTGGATGTTATTTCAAAATCCATATTACCTTTCAGAACCTTGGATGTTGGTAAAACTATCTTTTGTTTTTGCCTTGTATTTGTATCATTATTCTTGTCAAAAAATATACAGTCAATTGCAAAAAGATATTATTAAATATTCCGCTTTCAAACTCCGAATTTGGAATGAAGTTGCTACCATAATTCTTTTTGCAGTTGTTTTTTTAGTGACCTTAAAAAGCGCTATCAATTGGATTTGGGGAGTTGCAGGAATCTTCGTTTTTGGAATTGTTTTGATGCTTAACATCAAATTATATAAAAGAATTCGAGAAAAAAATTCGTGGGAAAAAGAAAAATAG
- the hemC gene encoding hydroxymethylbilane synthase, whose protein sequence is MQKIIKIGTRDSQLALWQAHKVRKELEALGFETEIVPIKSTGDIVLDKPLYELGITGIFTKNLDIALLEKRIDIAVHSMKDVPTVLPQGIVQAAVLKRANYNDILVLKGTEEFFGQPEGTIATGSLRRKAQWLNRYPTHKVVDLRGNVNSRLEKLENNDWDGAVFAAAGLERLGKRPAGAINLGWMIPAPAQGAIMVSCLESDSFVKEACSKLNDYETQVCVGIEREFLHLLEGGCTAPIGALAYVDQKTQEINFKGILLKKDGSKKITVTKTNPLGRHRYLAKDCADFIINKGGKELMMEDQEVTITKKIVYSTKKLSEAQKKLLPRTIEIQDSDFIKIRFNRIAPKVMKEEIENVVITSQNGVESILNSFTKSEINFKNIYCVGRRTKKMIETSIGQVTFVAKNAKQLAEYLVKNLKNKEVTYFCSDIRMEILPAYLHQKNIQLTEIEAYKTMLSPLKIADDVSGVLFYSPSGIESYLKKNDPDKVAFCIGESTADVAKKYFKNVQVANSPDVESLLTLVKNHFITT, encoded by the coding sequence ATGCAAAAAATTATAAAAATAGGAACTCGTGACAGCCAATTAGCACTTTGGCAAGCTCATAAAGTGCGAAAAGAGTTAGAGGCTTTAGGCTTTGAAACAGAGATAGTTCCTATAAAATCTACTGGAGATATTGTTTTAGACAAACCTTTGTATGAATTAGGAATTACAGGAATTTTTACCAAAAATTTAGACATTGCTTTACTAGAAAAACGAATTGATATTGCAGTTCATTCTATGAAAGATGTGCCAACAGTTTTGCCACAAGGAATTGTACAAGCTGCTGTTTTAAAAAGAGCAAATTACAATGATATTCTCGTTTTAAAAGGAACAGAAGAATTTTTTGGTCAGCCAGAAGGAACAATTGCTACAGGAAGTTTGCGAAGAAAAGCACAATGGCTCAATCGTTATCCAACTCACAAAGTCGTTGATTTGCGTGGAAATGTAAATTCAAGATTAGAAAAATTAGAAAATAACGATTGGGATGGAGCTGTTTTTGCAGCAGCAGGATTGGAAAGATTGGGTAAAAGACCTGCTGGAGCAATCAATTTGGGATGGATGATTCCCGCGCCTGCACAAGGTGCAATTATGGTTTCTTGTTTAGAAAGTGATTCTTTTGTCAAAGAAGCTTGTTCAAAATTGAATGATTATGAAACCCAAGTTTGTGTAGGAATTGAACGTGAATTTTTACATCTTTTAGAAGGTGGTTGTACAGCTCCAATTGGAGCGTTAGCATATGTTGATCAAAAAACCCAAGAAATAAATTTTAAGGGAATTTTGTTAAAAAAGGACGGTTCTAAAAAAATCACTGTTACCAAAACAAATCCTTTAGGACGCCACAGATATTTGGCAAAAGATTGCGCAGATTTTATTATCAATAAAGGAGGTAAAGAATTGATGATGGAAGACCAAGAAGTTACCATCACTAAGAAAATTGTCTATTCTACCAAAAAACTTTCAGAAGCTCAAAAAAAATTACTTCCAAGAACTATTGAAATTCAAGATAGCGATTTTATCAAAATTCGTTTCAATAGAATTGCTCCAAAAGTGATGAAAGAAGAAATCGAAAATGTCGTTATTACTAGTCAAAATGGCGTTGAATCTATTTTAAATTCATTTACCAAAAGTGAAATCAATTTCAAAAATATTTATTGTGTTGGTCGAAGAACAAAAAAAATGATAGAAACATCTATAGGACAAGTAACTTTCGTTGCAAAAAATGCAAAGCAATTGGCTGAGTATTTAGTTAAAAATCTAAAAAACAAAGAAGTAACTTATTTTTGTAGTGACATCAGAATGGAGATTTTACCTGCTTATTTGCATCAAAAAAACATTCAATTAACTGAAATTGAGGCGTATAAAACCATGTTAAGTCCTTTGAAAATTGCAGATGATGTTTCAGGAGTGTTGTTTTATAGTCCATCAGGAATTGAAAGTTATTTGAAAAAAAATGATCCAGATAAAGTTGCTTTTTGCATTGGAGAATCTACTGCAGATGTGGCAAAAAAATATTTTAAAAATGTGCAAGTAGCCAACTCACCAGACGTTGAAAGTTTGCTAACATTAGTTAAAAACCATTTTATTACAACTTAA
- the recR gene encoding recombination mediator RecR: MDFSSKLLENAVNEMSRLPGIGKRTALRLVLHLLKQPKENTAYLSEALLHLRNDMKNCEKCHNISDTVLCAICNNPKRNSEIICVVEDIRDVMAIESTSQFNGLYHVLGGKISPIEGIGPQNLKIDSLIKKVANEEVKELIFALSSTMEGDTTNFYIFKQIEKFNIKISTIARGISVGDELEYADEITLGRSIVHRIPFEQSIRG, encoded by the coding sequence ATGGATTTTTCGTCAAAATTATTAGAAAATGCTGTCAATGAAATGTCGCGTTTGCCAGGAATTGGTAAGCGAACTGCATTGCGTTTGGTGCTGCATTTATTGAAACAGCCCAAAGAAAATACGGCTTATCTATCTGAAGCGTTATTGCATCTTAGAAATGATATGAAAAATTGCGAAAAATGCCATAATATTTCAGATACTGTTTTGTGTGCGATTTGCAATAATCCTAAAAGAAATTCAGAAATTATTTGTGTTGTAGAAGATATTAGAGATGTTATGGCGATTGAAAGCACGTCACAATTCAATGGATTGTATCACGTTTTAGGAGGTAAAATTTCACCTATTGAAGGAATTGGACCTCAAAATTTAAAAATTGATTCTTTGATAAAAAAAGTTGCAAATGAAGAAGTGAAAGAATTGATTTTTGCACTAAGTTCAACTATGGAAGGTGATACTACCAATTTTTACATCTTCAAACAAATAGAAAAATTCAATATCAAAATTTCTACGATTGCAAGAGGAATTTCTGTTGGTGATGAATTGGAATATGCTGATGAAATTACTTTAGGAAGAAGTATTGTACATAGAATTCCTTTTGAGCAAAGTATTAGAGGATAG
- the hemL gene encoding glutamate-1-semialdehyde 2,1-aminomutase translates to MKFSKSQKLYEKGLVNLVGAVNSPVRAFASVGGNPLFIKKAKGSKIIDVDGNEYLDLVLSYGPMVIGHRHKKVQKAVHKALKNGYSFGASTENEIKLAKIVCDAFPGMDKVRFVNSGTEAVLSGIRLARAFTGKDKIIKFSGCYHGHQDALLVAAGSGLATLSLPGSLGVPEGAVKNTLIAEYNNLESVKAHFENHDDIAAVIIEPICGNMGVAIPQDNFLKELKDFLTSKGALLIADEVMTGFRSKFGGAQELLGVEADITCLGKVIGGGFPVGAYGARNKIMEKVAPLGGMYQAGTLSGNPIAMAGGISTLTELKRQNPYQKFDEIGAILEVILLETAKKYNVDLVVNRFGSMMNPFFTKNQVTNFKDAQTSDTKKFAVFFWEMIKNGVFLPPSQFEAWFLSSAISEKDIKIFANAVDKSMLAVSQMEN, encoded by the coding sequence ATGAAATTCTCAAAATCGCAAAAACTATACGAAAAAGGATTGGTAAATCTTGTTGGAGCTGTAAATTCTCCTGTAAGAGCATTTGCTTCTGTTGGTGGAAATCCGTTGTTTATCAAAAAAGCAAAAGGTTCCAAAATCATTGATGTTGATGGAAATGAATATCTAGATTTGGTATTGTCTTATGGTCCAATGGTTATTGGACATCGTCATAAAAAAGTCCAAAAAGCAGTTCACAAGGCATTAAAAAATGGCTATTCTTTTGGAGCATCAACTGAAAATGAAATCAAATTAGCAAAAATTGTATGTGATGCTTTTCCTGGGATGGACAAAGTTCGTTTTGTAAATTCGGGAACAGAAGCTGTGTTGAGTGGCATTCGTTTGGCAAGAGCATTTACAGGAAAAGATAAAATCATAAAATTTTCTGGATGTTATCATGGACATCAAGATGCTTTGTTGGTTGCAGCTGGTTCTGGTTTAGCAACGTTGAGTTTACCTGGAAGTTTGGGCGTTCCAGAAGGTGCAGTGAAAAATACCTTGATTGCAGAATACAATAATTTAGAAAGTGTAAAAGCACATTTTGAAAATCATGATGATATTGCAGCCGTAATTATTGAGCCTATTTGTGGAAATATGGGAGTTGCAATTCCACAAGATAATTTTTTAAAAGAATTGAAAGATTTTTTAACAAGCAAAGGAGCTTTGTTAATTGCTGATGAGGTAATGACAGGATTTCGTTCGAAATTTGGTGGCGCTCAAGAATTATTGGGAGTTGAAGCAGATATTACTTGTTTAGGAAAAGTAATTGGAGGTGGATTTCCAGTAGGCGCTTATGGAGCAAGAAATAAAATCATGGAAAAAGTAGCACCTTTAGGTGGCATGTATCAAGCAGGAACTTTGAGTGGAAATCCAATTGCAATGGCGGGAGGAATTTCAACATTAACCGAATTGAAAAGACAAAATCCGTATCAAAAGTTTGATGAAATTGGCGCAATTTTAGAGGTAATCTTGTTAGAAACTGCCAAAAAATACAATGTAGATTTGGTAGTAAACAGATTTGGTTCTATGATGAATCCTTTTTTCACAAAAAATCAAGTAACCAATTTTAAAGATGCACAAACTTCAGATACCAAAAAGTTTGCAGTTTTCTTTTGGGAAATGATTAAAAACGGAGTCTTTTTACCTCCTTCTCAATTTGAAGCTTGGTTTTTATCATCGGCAATTTCAGAAAAAGATATTAAAATATTTGCGAATGCTGTTGATAAATCGATGTTAGCTGTTTCTCAAATGGAAAATTAA
- the hemH gene encoding ferrochelatase, producing MKGILLNNLGSPDSTKIKDVKTYLDEFLMDERVIDIDYWKRYLLIKGIILNFRPKKSAKAYKKIWWDEGSPLVVISERFTEKIKQKIDIPVELAMRYGSMSMEKGIKNLVDQGVTEIFLVPLYPHYAMSSYETVVVKAEEIIAEKYPNVILDVLPPFYNKPDYIKAMSDNIANHLKDFEYDHVLFSYHGIPERHIKKSDPTKSHCKLDGSCCERNSVAHHTCYRHQCFETTKAIAKELGLNETNHSNSFQSRLLKDPWLKPYTDFELEKFPELGKKKLAVVTPAFVSDCLETLEEIAMEGKEEFLEAGGTDYKHIPCMNDNDDWVDVMVSWINDWKSK from the coding sequence ATGAAAGGAATATTATTAAACAATTTAGGTTCACCAGATTCAACAAAAATTAAGGATGTTAAAACCTATTTGGATGAATTTTTAATGGACGAACGCGTTATTGACATTGATTATTGGAAACGTTATTTGTTGATTAAAGGAATCATTTTAAACTTCCGTCCAAAAAAATCAGCAAAAGCTTACAAAAAAATCTGGTGGGATGAAGGTTCACCTTTAGTTGTTATTTCTGAGAGATTTACTGAAAAAATCAAACAAAAAATAGATATTCCTGTTGAACTTGCCATGCGTTATGGAAGTATGAGCATGGAAAAAGGCATCAAAAATTTGGTTGATCAAGGTGTTACAGAAATCTTTTTAGTGCCTTTGTATCCTCATTATGCCATGTCATCTTATGAAACTGTGGTTGTAAAAGCAGAAGAAATTATTGCTGAAAAATATCCAAATGTAATTTTGGATGTGTTGCCACCATTTTATAACAAACCTGATTATATCAAAGCAATGAGTGATAATATTGCAAATCATTTGAAAGATTTTGAATACGATCATGTGCTGTTTTCATACCATGGAATTCCTGAACGTCATATTAAAAAATCGGATCCAACAAAAAGTCATTGCAAATTAGATGGTTCTTGTTGCGAACGAAATTCGGTAGCACATCACACTTGTTACAGACATCAATGTTTTGAAACTACAAAAGCAATTGCCAAAGAATTAGGCTTAAATGAAACAAATCATAGTAATTCTTTTCAATCAAGATTACTAAAAGATCCTTGGTTAAAACCCTATACAGATTTTGAATTGGAAAAATTTCCTGAATTAGGTAAAAAGAAATTAGCGGTTGTTACACCTGCATTTGTATCTGATTGTTTAGAAACTTTGGAGGAAATTGCAATGGAAGGAAAAGAGGAATTTTTAGAAGCTGGAGGAACAGATTATAAACACATTCCTTGTATGAACGACAATGATGATTGGGTTGATGTGATGGTTTCTTGGATTAATGATTGGAAAAGCAAGTAA
- a CDS encoding sodium:solute symporter, whose protein sequence is MNPIHIILLIFGYFSVLILISYFTGKSANNATFFKANNASPWYLVAFGMIGASLSGVTFISVPGWVEAQSMSYMQMVLGYIVGYAVIGLVLLPLYYRLNLTSIYTYLQSRFGEYSYKTGASFFLLSRTIGASFRLFLVANVLQIILFDALGVPFWITVCITILLIWIYTFKGGIKTIVWTDTLQTLFMLIAVGICIYTIADELEISNIFSYVAESNYAKIFFFEDIKASNFFWKQFLAGAFVAIVMTGLDQDMMQKNLTCRNLKDAQKNMFWFTIVLVIVNFFFLALGILLTDFAQKNGIDAHKDGLFPMVATSGILGFTTAVFFILGLIAAAYSSADSALTALTTSFSIDILEIDKKKNQSEQENIRKKIHILFSIILILTILIFKYFIADESVIAKIFTFANYTYGPLLGLYAFGLFTKYAVKDKLVPAICLISPVLTYFTNTIFLEIMNFDFGFALLILNGFYTFLGLYLIKSKK, encoded by the coding sequence ATGAATCCAATACACATCATTCTTTTAATTTTCGGATATTTTTCAGTATTGATTCTGATTTCCTATTTCACAGGAAAATCTGCTAACAATGCTACTTTTTTCAAAGCAAACAATGCTTCACCTTGGTATTTAGTCGCCTTTGGTATGATTGGAGCATCACTTTCAGGAGTCACTTTTATTTCTGTACCAGGTTGGGTTGAAGCGCAAAGCATGAGTTATATGCAAATGGTTTTGGGATACATTGTTGGTTATGCAGTAATTGGATTGGTGTTATTACCTTTATATTATCGACTAAATTTAACATCCATTTACACCTATTTACAAAGTCGTTTTGGAGAGTATTCTTACAAAACGGGTGCAAGTTTTTTCCTACTTTCTAGGACCATTGGCGCTTCATTTCGATTGTTTTTAGTCGCAAATGTGTTGCAAATTATTTTGTTTGATGCATTGGGAGTTCCTTTTTGGATAACAGTTTGTATTACCATTTTATTAATTTGGATTTATACTTTTAAAGGAGGTATTAAAACGATAGTTTGGACAGATACTTTGCAAACATTATTCATGTTAATTGCAGTCGGAATTTGTATTTATACAATTGCAGATGAATTAGAAATCAGCAATATTTTTAGCTATGTTGCAGAAAGTAACTACGCTAAAATTTTCTTTTTTGAGGATATAAAAGCAAGTAATTTCTTTTGGAAACAGTTTTTAGCAGGAGCATTTGTAGCAATTGTAATGACAGGTTTAGATCAAGATATGATGCAAAAAAACCTAACATGCAGAAACTTGAAAGATGCTCAAAAAAATATGTTTTGGTTTACGATTGTACTAGTTATTGTGAATTTTTTCTTTTTGGCATTAGGGATTTTATTAACAGATTTTGCTCAAAAAAATGGCATTGATGCTCACAAAGACGGTTTATTTCCAATGGTTGCAACCTCAGGAATTTTAGGATTTACAACAGCTGTTTTTTTTATTTTAGGATTGATTGCTGCTGCTTATTCGAGTGCAGATTCTGCATTGACAGCCTTGACAACTTCTTTCAGTATAGATATATTAGAAATTGACAAAAAGAAAAATCAATCAGAACAAGAAAACATCCGAAAAAAAATACATATCCTGTTTTCAATTATCCTCATTTTAACAATTTTAATATTCAAATATTTTATAGCTGATGAAAGTGTAATTGCTAAAATATTTACGTTTGCGAATTATACTTATGGTCCACTATTAGGATTGTATGCATTTGGTTTATTCACTAAATATGCTGTAAAAGACAAATTAGTTCCTGCCATATGTTTAATTTCGCCAGTATTAACTTATTTTACAAATACTATTTTTTTGGAAATTATGAATTTTGATTTTGGTTTTGCTTTGTTAATCTTAAATGGATTTTACACGTTTCTAGGATTGTATCTCATTAAATCAAAAAAATAA
- a CDS encoding TrmH family RNA methyltransferase has protein sequence MTQLSHNERKNKQQKFPIHILCDAIRTPENIGMCFRVAESFGVEKMYLHESSPFIENRKVVKTARNTINQIECEFYSDFDEKITTLKQLGYTIIGIEITDKSIEIQDFDFKNLKKIALILGSERNGISNSSLADATIEIPMYGRNSSMNVIHSLAITLYEITNQIAHPNLPKGKELNG, from the coding sequence ATGACACAACTCTCTCACAACGAACGTAAAAACAAGCAGCAAAAATTTCCAATTCATATTTTGTGTGATGCCATTAGAACTCCCGAAAACATTGGAATGTGTTTTAGAGTGGCAGAAAGTTTTGGTGTAGAAAAAATGTATTTACACGAAAGTTCTCCATTTATTGAAAATAGAAAAGTGGTAAAAACTGCCAGAAATACCATCAATCAAATTGAATGTGAATTTTATAGTGATTTTGATGAAAAAATAACGACTCTCAAACAACTTGGTTACACTATTATTGGCATAGAAATAACTGATAAAAGCATCGAAATTCAAGATTTTGATTTCAAAAATTTGAAGAAAATCGCATTAATTTTGGGCAGTGAACGCAATGGAATTTCAAATTCTAGTTTGGCAGATGCAACTATTGAAATTCCTATGTATGGAAGAAATTCGAGCATGAATGTGATTCACAGTTTGGCAATTACGTTGTATGAAATTACGAATCAAATTGCCCATCCTAACCTTCCCAAAGGGAAGGAATTAAACGGTTAA
- a CDS encoding helix-turn-helix domain-containing protein, protein MFKNVGESTIEEINLENGFYVLHFQNESSEKQTFERDIKSTFIQMHFCLRGNSKFLFNNSSYSFDVLDNRCILLYNPQRTLPINLEIQPKTTLISLLISIEKFHSLFSKESGYITFLSNENSNKKYYDDAEIKPTVAIVLQQIINSNINSSIRELYVKGKIYELLSLHFQKDEASMGEYCPFLVDEQNVLKIRKAKEIIISRMSEPPSLQELANEIGLNLKKLKEGFKQIYGDTVYSFLFDYKMEHARKLLESNQYNVNEVGLQVGYSTASHFIAAFRKKFGTTPKKYVMSFQS, encoded by the coding sequence ATGTTTAAAAATGTCGGTGAAAGTACCATTGAAGAAATAAATTTAGAGAACGGATTTTACGTACTTCATTTTCAAAACGAAAGCTCTGAAAAACAAACCTTTGAGAGAGATATCAAAAGTACTTTCATACAAATGCACTTTTGTTTACGAGGAAATTCAAAATTTCTTTTTAACAACAGCTCCTATTCTTTTGATGTGTTGGATAATCGTTGTATTTTATTGTACAATCCTCAAAGAACATTGCCAATTAATTTAGAAATTCAGCCAAAAACAACTTTAATTTCGCTTTTAATTTCTATTGAAAAATTTCATTCGTTATTTTCAAAAGAATCAGGATACATTACTTTTTTGAGCAATGAAAATAGCAATAAAAAATATTATGATGATGCAGAAATAAAACCAACTGTTGCCATTGTTTTGCAGCAAATCATCAATTCTAATATCAATAGTTCTATCAGAGAATTGTATGTAAAGGGGAAAATTTATGAATTATTGAGTTTGCATTTTCAAAAAGATGAAGCTTCTATGGGTGAATACTGTCCGTTTTTGGTGGATGAACAAAATGTTTTAAAAATCAGAAAAGCAAAAGAAATCATCATTTCAAGAATGTCAGAACCACCTAGTTTACAAGAACTTGCAAATGAAATTGGTTTGAATTTAAAAAAATTAAAAGAAGGTTTCAAACAAATTTACGGAGATACAGTGTATAGTTTTTTGTTTGATTACAAAATGGAACACGCTCGAAAATTATTGGAAAGCAATCAATACAATGTTAATGAAGTGGGTTTGCAAGTTGGGTATAGCACAGCAAGTCATTTTATTGCTGCTTTCAGAAAAAAGTTTGGAACAACACCAAAAAAGTATGTAATGAGTTTTCAAAGTTAG
- the hemB gene encoding porphobilinogen synthase encodes MFRTRRLRKTDAIRKLVRETSLSVNDFIYPLFIEEGTNIETEIVSMPGIKRFSLDRIAIELDEVVALKIPAVLLFGIPSTKDDEGTETWNENGIMQKAIRFIKQNYPNLYVITDVCFCEYTSHGHCGIIHENDVDNDATLVNIAKQVISHAKAGVDMVAPSGMMDGTIDMIRQSLDNSGFADLPIMAYSVKYASAFYGPFRDAADSAPTFGDRKTYQMDPANREEGLRKATFDDEEGADILMVKPALSYLDIIRDLKNNFDRPIACYNVSGEYAMIKAAAEKGWIDGEKVMMESLLSMKRAGADIIITYFAKEAAKVLNK; translated from the coding sequence GTGTTTAGAACCAGAAGACTCAGAAAAACGGATGCTATCAGAAAGTTGGTTAGAGAAACATCACTTTCTGTGAACGATTTTATTTATCCACTTTTTATTGAAGAAGGCACCAATATCGAAACAGAAATCGTTTCAATGCCAGGAATAAAACGTTTTTCTTTGGATAGAATTGCTATAGAATTGGATGAAGTTGTTGCTTTAAAAATTCCTGCTGTGTTGTTATTCGGAATTCCATCAACCAAAGATGATGAAGGCACAGAAACATGGAACGAAAACGGAATTATGCAAAAAGCGATCCGTTTTATCAAGCAAAATTATCCTAATTTATATGTAATTACAGACGTTTGTTTTTGTGAATATACTTCTCACGGACATTGTGGAATCATTCACGAAAATGATGTTGATAATGATGCAACTTTGGTAAATATTGCCAAGCAAGTTATTTCGCATGCAAAAGCGGGCGTTGACATGGTTGCTCCTTCTGGAATGATGGATGGAACTATTGATATGATTCGTCAATCTTTAGATAATTCAGGTTTTGCTGATTTGCCAATTATGGCATATTCTGTAAAATATGCTTCAGCTTTTTACGGACCTTTTAGAGATGCAGCAGATTCTGCACCTACTTTTGGTGACAGAAAAACTTATCAAATGGATCCTGCAAATAGAGAAGAAGGTTTACGAAAAGCCACTTTTGATGATGAAGAAGGCGCAGATATTTTGATGGTAAAACCAGCTTTGTCTTATTTAGATATCATTCGCGATTTGAAAAATAATTTTGACAGACCCATTGCTTGTTATAATGTAAGTGGTGAATATGCCATGATCAAAGCTGCTGCTGAAAAAGGTTGGATAGATGGTGAAAAAGTCATGATGGAAAGTTTGTTATCCATGAAAAGAGCTGGAGCAGACATTATCATCACCTATTTTGCAAAAGAAGCAGCAAAGGTTTTAAATAAATAA
- the hemA gene encoding glutamyl-tRNA reductase, translating to MQESKQQHFYNIGVSYKKADAAIRGKFSLSKENQIALLKLANQRGFEGIFVLSTCNRTEITGFAERPCQLIELLCEFTEGSIQEFAKFSNVYKNQEAINQLFRIGTGLESQILGDYEIVGQLRQAFKLAKKMKTTNAYVERLMNSVLQASKKVKNETMLSSGTTSVSYAAVKYITKNLPDYNSKNILVFGLGKMGKHTCKNLTEYTDINDVCLINRTEEKATEFVKDFSSIRTATIENLSLEIEKADVLIVSTGAEKPTITKNHISPNKKLLILDLSMPENVALDVQDYSDVQLVNVDELSKITDETLAIRQQEIPLAEAIIETHTKEFTDWQNHRRLAPTITALKNSLESIKNDEINFQKKKLPNFDENQAEILTSRIIQKITTQFVKHLKEDDISVAQSIQLINKVFQS from the coding sequence ATGCAAGAGAGTAAACAACAGCATTTTTACAATATAGGTGTCAGCTACAAAAAAGCAGACGCTGCTATTCGTGGCAAATTTTCTTTATCAAAAGAAAATCAGATTGCGTTATTAAAGCTTGCAAATCAAAGAGGTTTTGAAGGGATATTTGTGCTTTCAACTTGCAATAGAACAGAAATTACCGGTTTTGCTGAACGTCCATGTCAATTAATCGAATTGTTGTGCGAATTTACAGAAGGTTCTATTCAAGAATTTGCAAAGTTTTCTAATGTTTATAAAAACCAAGAAGCAATAAATCAATTATTCAGAATTGGTACAGGTTTAGAGAGTCAGATTTTGGGCGACTATGAAATAGTTGGTCAATTAAGACAAGCTTTCAAGTTGGCAAAAAAGATGAAAACTACAAACGCTTATGTTGAGCGATTGATGAATAGTGTATTGCAAGCCAGTAAAAAAGTGAAAAATGAAACCATGTTAAGCTCAGGCACAACCTCAGTTTCGTATGCTGCTGTAAAATACATCACTAAAAATTTACCAGATTACAATTCTAAAAACATCTTGGTTTTTGGTTTGGGCAAAATGGGAAAACATACTTGTAAAAACTTAACAGAGTATACAGATATCAACGATGTTTGTTTGATTAACAGAACTGAAGAAAAGGCAACTGAATTCGTTAAAGATTTTTCATCCATCAGAACAGCAACTATCGAAAATTTGTCTTTAGAAATCGAAAAAGCCGATGTTTTAATCGTTTCAACAGGAGCTGAAAAACCAACAATTACTAAAAATCATATTTCACCAAATAAAAAATTATTGATTTTAGATTTATCGATGCCAGAAAATGTGGCTTTAGATGTACAAGACTATTCTGATGTGCAGTTGGTAAATGTTGATGAACTTTCAAAAATTACGGATGAAACTTTGGCAATTCGTCAGCAAGAAATTCCTTTAGCTGAGGCAATTATCGAAACTCATACCAAAGAATTTACAGATTGGCAAAATCACAGAAGATTGGCGCCAACAATTACTGCATTGAAAAATTCTTTGGAATCCATTAAAAACGACGAAATTAACTTTCAAAAAAAGAAATTGCCTAATTTTGACGAAAATCAGGCAGAAATTTTAACTTCACGAATTATCCAAAAAATTACTACTCAATTCGTAAAACATTTAAAAGAGGATGATATTTCTGTTGCGCAAAGCATTCAATTGATCAACAAAGTATTTCAATCTTAA